The DNA region TGGGCCGGCCGGGCCGGCTCGGTCGCTGGTGGCGCGAGCACGTGGTGCTCGTCGACTCGCTGTGGGTCGTCGTGCTGCTCGTGCCGTCGCTGTTGTGGCTGGTCGCGCTCGGGGTCAGCGGCGGCTACGGCCCCGCGCTCCTCGCGCAGACGGTGCTGAGCGTCGTCCTGCTCGTGCCGCTGGCGTGGCGGCGCGTCGCGCCCGGCGTCGTCGCGGGCGGGCTCGCCGTGCTGCAGGTCGGGCAGCTGCTGAGCGGTCTCGTCGACGAGACGGGCGTCCTGCCGGCGAACGTCTTCGCGACCCTGTCGGCGGTCTTCACCGTCACCGCCCACGCCCGCCGCGACCGCACGTGGCAGGTGTACCTCGCCGTGGCCCTGCTCGGCTGCGCCCTCCTCGGGGTGCTCGTGCAGAGCGGGCTCGGCCTCACGGCCGCCACGGCCGTGCTGGGGGCCGCGCTCGCGGGCTACCTGCGCCGCATCGTCCGGGTCCGCGACGAGGCCGCCGTGGAGCGGGCGCGCCGGCTGGAGGTGGAGCGGGACTCCGCGGCCGCCGTCGCCGCGGCCGACGAGCGCCGGCGCATCGCGCGCGACCTGCACGACGTCATCGCGCACTCGCTCACCGTCGTCGTCGCCCAGGCCGACGGGGGCCGCTACGCCGCCCGCACCGACCCCACCGCGGCGGTGGAGGCGCTGCGCACCGTGTCGGTCACCGGTCGGGCGGCGCTGGCGGACCTGCGCGCGGCGCTCGGGGCGCTCCGCGACACCGACGGCGCCCGGACCGACCCGCTGCCCGGCGCGGGCGACGTGCCGGTCCTCGTCGACCGGGTGCGCGCCTCCGGGGCCGACGTGCGCCTCACGCTGCTCGGGGACACCGCCGCGGTGCCCGCCGCGACCGGTCTCACGGTGTACCGGGTGGTGCAGGAGTCGCTGACGAACGCCCTCAAGCACGCCGGACCCGGCACGGGCGTGGAGGTGCGGGTCGAGGTGGGCGAGGGTGTCGAGGTGCACGTCGTCGACGACGGCCTCGGCTCCGCGGCGCCCGTCGCCGACGGCACCGGCCTCGGCGTCGTCGGCATGCGGGAGCGGGTGCGGGCGCTCGGCGGGGAGCTCGTCGCGGGGCCGCGCGCGGGCGGCGGCTGGGTCGTGCGGGCGAGCCTCCCGCTCCCGCCCGGCACGGGCGGCACGGGCGGCACGAGCGGCACGGACGTCACGAGCGGGACGAGCGGCACGGCGGACCCGGACCGACCGGGGGTGCGCCGGTGAGCGACGTGACGACCGTCGCGATCGTCGACGACCAGCCGCTCGTGCGCGCCGGCTTCCGGATGCTCGTGGACTCCCAGCCGGACCTGCGGGTCCTCGTGGAGGCGGGTGACGGCCGCGCGGCCGTGGCGGCGCTCGCCCGCACCCCCGTCGACGTCGTGCTCATGGACGTGCGGATGCCCGTCCTCGACGGTGTGGCCGCGACGCGGGAGCTGCTCGCCGTCCGTCCCGCCACCAAGGTGCTCGTCCTCACGACGTTCGACCTCGACGACTACGTGCTGTCGGCCGTCGCGGCCGGCGCGAGCGGTTTCCTGCTGAAGGACGCCGAGCCGGAGGAGCTGCTCGCGGCGGTGCGCACCGTGCGCTCCGGGGAGTCCGTGGTCGCCGCGAGCGCGACCCGGCGCCTGCTCGACCACGTCGCCCCGCTGCTGCGCGCGGGCGAGGGTCCCGCCCCGGCCGCGGCGGGGGGCACCGGCGGGACCCGCGGGTCGGCGCCGGAGCTCGACGCCCTGACGGCGCGCGAGCGCGAGGTGCTCGTGCTCATGGCGCACGGGCTGTCGAACACCGAGATCGCCGAGCGGCTCGTCGTCGGGCACTCCACGGTGAAGACGCACGTCGGGCGCGTGCTGGACAAGACCGGCAGCCGCGACCGGGTGCAGGCGGTCGTCCTCGCCTACCGCGCGGGCCTCGTCCACCCCCAGGACGACCCCGACGCGTCCTGAGCCCCGCCGGCGGGGGCCGGGTCCGCCCACGGGTGGACGCCGCCGGGCCGGGCGGGCCCCGGTGGCCCGCAGGATCGTCCCGCGGGCCGACGACTCCGCCGGCGGCCTGTTCCTAGCGTCGCGGGCATGCAGACACCGACCCTCCCCGTCCCCTCCGCCGCGGGCCGCGCGGCACCGGACGCGGCCCTCGCCGTCAGCGCCCGCGGCCTGCGGCGCACCTACGGCGCCGGCGACGCGGCCGTCGTGGCCCTCGACGGCGTCGACGTCGACGTGCCGCGCGGCACCTTCACCGCCGTCATGGGCCCGTCCGGGTCCGGCAAGTCCACCCTCGTGCACTGCCTCGCCGCCCTCGACCGGCCGAGCGCGGGCGAGGTCGTGCTCGACGGCGTCGACCTGTCCGGCCTGGACGACGAGCGGCTGAGCCGCCTGCGCGGCGCGCGGGTCGGGTTCGTCTTCCAGGGCTTCAACCTCGTGCCGGTCCTCACGGCCGCGGAGAACATCCGCCTGCCGCTGCGCCTGGCCGGGGGGACGGTCGACGCCGGGTGGTACCGGACCGTCACCGAGCGGCTCGGCCTCACCGACCGCCTCGGCCACCGCCCGCACGAGCTGTCCGGGGGGCAGCAGCAGCGGGTGGCCGTCGCGCGCGCCCTCGTGTCCCGTCCCGCCGTCCTGTTCGCCGACGAGCCGACCGGCAACCTCGACACGACGACCGGGCACGAGGTGCTCGACGTCCTGCGCGCGGCGGTGCGCGAGCACGGGCAGACCGTCGTCATGGTGACGCACGACCCGGTGGCGGCGTCGTGGGCGGACCGGGTCCTGCTCATGGCCGACGGCCGCCTCGTGGGCCGGCTGGACGGGCACCCCGAGCCCGCCGTCGTCCTCGACGCCCTCGCCCGGCTCTCGCGCGGGAGCGCCGCGTGAGGGGCGTCGCCGTGGCCCGGCTGCTGCGGGCGCCGGGACGTGCGGTCGCGTGCGTCCTCGCCCTCACCCTGGCCGTCGGCTTCGCCGTGCTCGTGCAGCTCGTCGGGACGGAGGTGGAGCGGGTGGTCCGCGAGGCCGACACGGCGTCGGTCGCCGGCGCGGACGTCGCCGTCCGGGTCGACTGGACCCGCCCGGGCGCGGCCGCCCTGCCCGGACGCGTCGCGGCCGTGCCGGGGGTCGGGTCGGTCACCCGCACGGGCACCGCGATGCACGAGGCGGCGCTGCCCGGCGTCCCCGGCACGCGCCCTGTGCTCGTCCTCGCCACGCCGCCGGCCGGCGACCTGCGCTGGGGCACCCTGACGGCGGGGCGCTGGCCGTCCGCGCCCGGCGAGGTCGCGGTCACCGACACCGCGACCCCCGGGCAGCGGGTCGGGCTGACCAGGTGGGACGTCGAGGGGCCCGGCACCGCCGGCGGGGAGGTCACCCTGGACGTCGTCGGCGTCGTCGACCCCGGCCTCGCCTCCGACGTGCCCGTCACCGGCCTGTTCCTGTCCCCCGAGCAGGCGCTCGACCTCGGGGCGGGCACCGGCGAGCTGCTCGTGGCCGGGACGGCCGACACGGCCGCCCCCGCCCTGCTCGAGGCCGTCGCACCGCTGGCGGCGGAGGCCGGCGGCGAGGCCGTCGACGCGGACGAGGTCCGCGCGGAGCGGATGCGCTCCAGCGCGACCCTCGTCCTCGTGCTGCAGACCGGCGTCGGCGCGTTCGCGGCGCTCGCGGTCCTCGTCGCGGTCGTCGTCGTCGCCAACACGTGGTCGGTGCTGCTCGCGCAGCGGGTGCGGGAGCAGGCGCTGCTGCGCTGCGTCGGGGCGACCCGGCGCGACCTGTGGCGCTCCGGGCTCCTCGAGGCCGCGCTCACCGGGGTGGTCGGCGGCACCGCGGGGCTCGTTGTCGGCTGGGCGGGCGCCGTCGCGGCGCGCGCCGTCGCGACGCCGTACCTGCCTGCGGGCGTCCCGGTGCCCGTGCCGGACGCCCTGACGGTCGCCCTCGCCCTCGGGCTGGGCGTCGTCGCCTCCCTCGTGGCGGCGGCGGCCCCGCTGCTGCGCGCGCGGGACGTGTCGCCGCTCGTCGCCCTCCGGCCGGTGGAGGCGGTGCCGGACACGCTGCGGGTCTCGCGCGTGCGTCGCGCGGTCGGCGTGCTGCTCGTGCTCGCGGGCGCGGTCGGTGTCGTCGTGGGGGCGGGGACGGGGACGGGTTCGGAGCGCGTGCTCGTCGCCATGCCGTCGGCCTTCGTGTCCTTCGTCGGCGTGCTCGTGCTCGCCACCGCCGTGCTGCCCCGGGTCGCCGCCGTGCTCGCCTCGGCCCTGCGCGCGCTGGGACCGGCCGGTGACCTCGCGGCGGCCTCGGCCGGGCGGAACCCGCGCCGCACCGCGGCGACCGGCTCGGCCGTCCTCATCGGCGTGACCCTGGCGGTGACGGCCGCGGTCGGCGCCGCCTCGCTGCGGGCCACGTCGACGGCCGTGGTCGGCGGGTACGTGCCGGTCGACGTCACCGTGACGGTCGCGGACCTGTCGCCGGCGGCGCGCGACGCTCTCGTCCGGGACGTGCGGGAGGTGGCCGGGGTGTCCGGCGCCGTGGCCGCGGCGCAGGTGGAGGTCGTCGTCGAGCGGACCGGCGCCGCCGCGGACGACGCCGTCACGAGCTACGGCACGACCGCGTGGGCGGGGGCGCTCGAGGCCGTCGTGCCCGCGTCGGACACCGCCCCCGGCCCGGGGGCGGTCGTGCTGTCCGCGCCCGTCGCCGAAGAGCTCGGCGTCGCGACGGGCGACACGGTGCGGGTGGGCACGGGCGAGGTGACCGGCGTCGAGGGCGCGGCCGGCGGCGGCGCCACCGCGACCGCGGTCGTCGTGGTCGACACCGACACGCCGCTGCCGGTGCTGCTGCCCACGGACGCCCTCGGGGCCGGTGGCCCGGTGCCGACCCTCGCGCTCGCGCTGGAGGAGGGGCTGTCCCGCGGGCAGGTCGTGGCCGCGACCGACGCGGTGACGGCGGCGGCGCTCGCCGCGGACCCGGCGGCCGGCGTCGACGCGCCCGTCCTCCTCGTCGGCTCGGTGCAGCGGACGTTCGACACCCTGCTCGCGGTCGTCGTCGGGCTGCTCGCCGTCACGGTGCTCATCGCGCTCGTCGGGGTGTCGAACACCGTCTCGCTGTCGCTGGTGGAGCGGCGGCAGGAGCACGCCCTGCTCCGCGCGCTGGGGCTGAGCCGGGCGCGGCTGCGGCGCGTGGTCGCGCTCGAGGCCCTCGTCCTCGGCGCGGTCGGCGCGGTGGTGGGGACGGTGCTCGGGGTCGGCTACGGCGTGGCCGGCACGTACGCCCTCGTGGCGGGCGCGGAGGAGGTCGTCGTGGCCGTGCCGTGGTTGTGGCTCGTCGCGGTGCCGGCCGGGGTGGGGGCCGTCGCGGTGCTCGCCTCGCTGTGGCCCGCGCACCGGGCCTCGGCGGTGGCGCCCGCCGCGGCCCTCGCCCCGGCCGTGTGACGGGACCCCCCGGCGCGGACGGCCCGGGCCCGGTGCGCGCCGTCTCAGCGGGGACGGCGGACGCGCACCGGGCCCTTCGCCGTGCTCGGGTCGACGACCCGGCCGCGCTGGGTGACCTCGACCTCGCCGCGCGCCACGAGCCGCCGGGCGGCCATCCGGGCGGGCTCCATGAGGGCCCGCCACGCCGCCTCGTCGACCTCCCCGCGCGGTCCGGCCACGAGCCGCGCGGCCTCGCTCGGGCACACGGTGGCATCCCGGGCCCGGCGGGCCAGCAGGTCGAGCAGCGCGTCCTCGAGCCGCTCGTCGACCGGCCGCAGTCCGCGGCGCCGGCAGCCCGAGGAGCAGTGGCGCACCTGGTCCCAGTCCTCGGCCCACTTCGCCCGCCAGGCGAAGCGCCGCCCGCAGACCCGGCACACCTTCTCGGGCGGCTGGGGGGCGTCGCGGCTGCTCACGCCGCCATGGTGCGGCGTAGGAGGAACCGGCGCCCACCGGGACGTCGGTGCCCGGCGGCAGCCTGCCCCCATGGACACCAGCAGCCCCGGCACGACCGGCGCCGCCCCACCGCGCGCCCGCGTCGACTCCGTCGGCATCGTGAGCGGCGACCTCGCGGCGACCGCGGCCTTCTACCGCGCGCTCGGCGGCGACGTCCCGGACCCCGACGAGTCGGGGCACCTCGCGTGGGACGCCGGCGGGACGACGCTCATGGCCGACACCGAGGCCGTCATGCGCTCGTTCTCGACCGACACGTGGAGCGGACCGGGCGCGGGCCGGCTCACGCTGGCCGCACGGTGCGCCTCGCCCGCGGACGTCGACGCCCTGCACGAGGCGCTCGTGCCGCTGGGGCGCGGCTCGCACGTCGCGCCCTTCGACGCGTCGTGGGGCATGCGCTACGCGACAGTGCTGGACCCGGACGGCAACCGGGTCGACCTCTACGCCGACCTGCCGCAGCAGGAGGGGTAGCGGCCGACCCGGTCCGCCCGTGCGTCCGCGCGGTGCGGGGCGGTGCGGGGGCCCGCGCTCAGCGGGCGGCGGTGCCCTCGGTGTAGTCGTCGTCGGAGTCCGAGACCCACGCCATCATCTTGCGGAGCTCGCGGCCGGTGGCCTCGATCGGGTGCTTCTCCTGCTCCTCGCGGAAGCGGCGGAACTCCGGCGCGCCCGCGTCCTGGTCCTCGAAGAACCGCTTCGCGAACGAGCCGTCGGTGATGTCGCCGAGGACGTCCTTCATGCGCGCCTTGACGGAGTCGTCGATGACCCGCGGCCCCGACACGTAGTCGCCGTACTCGGCGGTGTCGGAGACGCTCCAGCGCTGCTTGGCGATCCCGCCCTCGTACATGAGGTCGACGATGAGCTTGAGCTCGTGGAGGCACTCGAAGTACGCGACCTCCGGCTGGTAGCCGGCCTCGACGAGGGTCTCGAAGCCCGCCTGGATGAGCCGGCTCGCGCCGCCGCACAGCACGGCCTGCTCGCCGAACAGGTCGGTCTCGGTCTCCTCGGCGAACGTCGTGCGGATGCCGCCCGCGCGCAGGCCGCCGATGGCGCGCGCGTACGACAGCGCGAGGTCCCACGCCTCGCCGCTCGCGTCGGTCTCGACCGCGACGAGGACGGGGACACCGCGGCCCTGCGTGTACTCGCGGCGCACGAGGTGGCCGGGGCCCTTGGGGGCGACCATGCAGACGTCGACGCCCTCGGGCGGGGTGATGTAGCCGAAGCGCACGTTGAGCCCGTGCGCGAAGAACAGCGCCTTGCCGGGCGCGAGGTTGGGCTCGATCGCCTCGGCGTAGACCTTCCGGGCCACCTGGTCCGGCACGAGCACCATGATGACGTCGGCCTCGGCGGCGGCCTCGGCCGGCGTCACGACGCGCAGCCCCTCCGCCTCGGCGCGCTCGCGGCTGCGCGAGCCCTCCGCCAGCCCGACGCGGACGTCGACGCCGGAGTCCCGCAGGCTCAGCGCGTGGGCGTGGCCCTGCGAGCCGTAGCCGATGACGGCGACGACGCGGTCCTGGATGACGGCGAGGTCGGCGTCCGCGTCGGTGTAGATGTGGGCCATGGGGGGTGGGTCTCCTCTGCTGGTCGGGCCTGTCGGGGTGGTTCCGGTCGGGTGGGCGGGGTCGGCCGCTCAGGCGGGCCGCAGCGCCCGGTCACCGATCGCGCGGCCGCCGCGGCCGAGCGCGACGGCGCCGGACTGCACGAGCTCGCGGATGCCGAAGGGGGCGAGCACCTCCAGCAGCGCGGCGATCTTCTCGGGGCGACCTGTCGCCTCGATCGTGACGGCGTCGGTCGAGACGTCGACGACCGCGGCACGGAACAGCGCGGCGACCTGGGCCACGTCGCCGCGGGTCGAGGCGTCGGCCCGGACCTTGACGAGCAGCAGCTCGCGCTGCACCGACGCGTCGGGCTCGAGCTCGACGATCTTGAGCACGTTGACGAGCTTGTTCAGCTGCTTCGTCACCTGCTCCAGCGGCTGGCTCTCGACGTCGACGACGACCGTGATGCGCGAGACGGCGGGG from Aquipuribacter sp. SD81 includes:
- the ilvN gene encoding acetolactate synthase small subunit, coding for MPTPSPRASRHTLSVLVENKPGVLARVSALFARRAFNITSLAVGPTENPAVSRITVVVDVESQPLEQVTKQLNKLVNVLKIVELEPDASVQRELLLVKVRADASTRGDVAQVAALFRAAVVDVSTDAVTIEATGRPEKIAALLEVLAPFGIRELVQSGAVALGRGGRAIGDRALRPA
- the ilvC gene encoding ketol-acid reductoisomerase gives rise to the protein MAHIYTDADADLAVIQDRVVAVIGYGSQGHAHALSLRDSGVDVRVGLAEGSRSRERAEAEGLRVVTPAEAAAEADVIMVLVPDQVARKVYAEAIEPNLAPGKALFFAHGLNVRFGYITPPEGVDVCMVAPKGPGHLVRREYTQGRGVPVLVAVETDASGEAWDLALSYARAIGGLRAGGIRTTFAEETETDLFGEQAVLCGGASRLIQAGFETLVEAGYQPEVAYFECLHELKLIVDLMYEGGIAKQRWSVSDTAEYGDYVSGPRVIDDSVKARMKDVLGDITDGSFAKRFFEDQDAGAPEFRRFREEQEKHPIEATGRELRKMMAWVSDSDDDYTEGTAAR
- a CDS encoding response regulator translates to MLVDSQPDLRVLVEAGDGRAAVAALARTPVDVVLMDVRMPVLDGVAATRELLAVRPATKVLVLTTFDLDDYVLSAVAAGASGFLLKDAEPEELLAAVRTVRSGESVVAASATRRLLDHVAPLLRAGEGPAPAAAGGTGGTRGSAPELDALTAREREVLVLMAHGLSNTEIAERLVVGHSTVKTHVGRVLDKTGSRDRVQAVVLAYRAGLVHPQDDPDAS
- a CDS encoding ABC transporter permease, whose translation is MRGVAVARLLRAPGRAVACVLALTLAVGFAVLVQLVGTEVERVVREADTASVAGADVAVRVDWTRPGAAALPGRVAAVPGVGSVTRTGTAMHEAALPGVPGTRPVLVLATPPAGDLRWGTLTAGRWPSAPGEVAVTDTATPGQRVGLTRWDVEGPGTAGGEVTLDVVGVVDPGLASDVPVTGLFLSPEQALDLGAGTGELLVAGTADTAAPALLEAVAPLAAEAGGEAVDADEVRAERMRSSATLVLVLQTGVGAFAALAVLVAVVVVANTWSVLLAQRVREQALLRCVGATRRDLWRSGLLEAALTGVVGGTAGLVVGWAGAVAARAVATPYLPAGVPVPVPDALTVALALGLGVVASLVAAAAPLLRARDVSPLVALRPVEAVPDTLRVSRVRRAVGVLLVLAGAVGVVVGAGTGTGSERVLVAMPSAFVSFVGVLVLATAVLPRVAAVLASALRALGPAGDLAAASAGRNPRRTAATGSAVLIGVTLAVTAAVGAASLRATSTAVVGGYVPVDVTVTVADLSPAARDALVRDVREVAGVSGAVAAAQVEVVVERTGAAADDAVTSYGTTAWAGALEAVVPASDTAPGPGAVVLSAPVAEELGVATGDTVRVGTGEVTGVEGAAGGGATATAVVVVDTDTPLPVLLPTDALGAGGPVPTLALALEEGLSRGQVVAATDAVTAAALAADPAAGVDAPVLLVGSVQRTFDTLLAVVVGLLAVTVLIALVGVSNTVSLSLVERRQEHALLRALGLSRARLRRVVALEALVLGAVGAVVGTVLGVGYGVAGTYALVAGAEEVVVAVPWLWLVAVPAGVGAVAVLASLWPAHRASAVAPAAALAPAV
- a CDS encoding sensor histidine kinase; its protein translation is MPVPEDPGGTPVGRPGRLGRWWREHVVLVDSLWVVVLLVPSLLWLVALGVSGGYGPALLAQTVLSVVLLVPLAWRRVAPGVVAGGLAVLQVGQLLSGLVDETGVLPANVFATLSAVFTVTAHARRDRTWQVYLAVALLGCALLGVLVQSGLGLTAATAVLGAALAGYLRRIVRVRDEAAVERARRLEVERDSAAAVAAADERRRIARDLHDVIAHSLTVVVAQADGGRYAARTDPTAAVEALRTVSVTGRAALADLRAALGALRDTDGARTDPLPGAGDVPVLVDRVRASGADVRLTLLGDTAAVPAATGLTVYRVVQESLTNALKHAGPGTGVEVRVEVGEGVEVHVVDDGLGSAAPVADGTGLGVVGMRERVRALGGELVAGPRAGGGWVVRASLPLPPGTGGTGGTSGTDVTSGTSGTADPDRPGVRR
- a CDS encoding ABC transporter ATP-binding protein — protein: MQTPTLPVPSAAGRAAPDAALAVSARGLRRTYGAGDAAVVALDGVDVDVPRGTFTAVMGPSGSGKSTLVHCLAALDRPSAGEVVLDGVDLSGLDDERLSRLRGARVGFVFQGFNLVPVLTAAENIRLPLRLAGGTVDAGWYRTVTERLGLTDRLGHRPHELSGGQQQRVAVARALVSRPAVLFADEPTGNLDTTTGHEVLDVLRAAVREHGQTVVMVTHDPVAASWADRVLLMADGRLVGRLDGHPEPAVVLDALARLSRGSAA
- a CDS encoding DUF3253 domain-containing protein, whose amino-acid sequence is MSSRDAPQPPEKVCRVCGRRFAWRAKWAEDWDQVRHCSSGCRRRGLRPVDERLEDALLDLLARRARDATVCPSEAARLVAGPRGEVDEAAWRALMEPARMAARRLVARGEVEVTQRGRVVDPSTAKGPVRVRRPR
- a CDS encoding VOC family protein encodes the protein MDTSSPGTTGAAPPRARVDSVGIVSGDLAATAAFYRALGGDVPDPDESGHLAWDAGGTTLMADTEAVMRSFSTDTWSGPGAGRLTLAARCASPADVDALHEALVPLGRGSHVAPFDASWGMRYATVLDPDGNRVDLYADLPQQEG